Proteins encoded within one genomic window of Brockia lithotrophica:
- a CDS encoding helix-turn-helix domain-containing protein codes for MKIHRAYRYELDPNKEQRILLAKHAGAARFAYNWGLARWKEIYENEGRTTSAYELHRELNR; via the coding sequence GTGAAGATCCATAGAGCCTACCGCTACGAGCTCGATCCCAACAAGGAACAACGCATTCTCCTCGCCAAGCACGCCGGGGCCGCTCGTTTTGCCTACAACTGGGGCCTCGCGCGGTGGAAGGAGATCTACGAAAACGAAGGCCGCACGACAAGCGCCTATGAACTTCACCGCGAACTGAACCG